The following is a genomic window from Motilibacter rhizosphaerae.
TCGCCGGCCTCGCCTCGCTGGTGAGCTACCCGGCGCTGCTCGCCGCCGGGCTCGGCCCGGTGGGCGCCAACGTCACCAACACCGTCGCCCTGGTCGGCAGCGCCGTCGGCTCCGGGCTGGGCTCGCGCCCGGAGCTCGCCGGGCAGGGGCCGCGGCTGCGCCGGCTCTGCGCGATCGGGGCTGCCGGCGGCCTGCTCGGCGGCGCGCTGCTGCTCGTCACGCCCGCGGGGGGCTTCGCCCGCGTCGTGCCGTGGCTCATCGGCGGAGCCTCCGTCGCGATCCTGCTGCGCCCGCAGCGCGCCGCGCGCGAGCTGCACCCGGACCGGCCGCACCCCCGCGCGCTCGACGTCGCCGTCCTGCTCGTCGGGGCGTACGGCGGCTACTTCGGTGCGGCCGCGGGCGTGCTCATGCTC
Proteins encoded in this region:
- a CDS encoding sulfite exporter TauE/SafE family protein — its product is MDAPTAGLLVLAGLGAGLTGSVAGLASLVSYPALLAAGLGPVGANVTNTVALVGSAVGSGLGSRPELAGQGPRLRRLCAIGAAGGLLGGALLLVTPAGGFARVVPWLIGGASVAILLRPQRAARELHPDRPHPRALDVAVLLVGAYGGYFGAAAGVLMLAVLLAVTGEPLPRSNAVKNVVLGVANGVAAIAFAVLGPVHWAAAVPLGAGFLAGGRLGPVVVRHAPVGVLRTVIAGAGLVLAVRLGLQAY